Below is a genomic region from Cydia strobilella chromosome 24, ilCydStro3.1, whole genome shotgun sequence.
cagaattatctacttaccgtaagtaataacattcattcattcattcatcgttcatatatatgtatatgatataattatattgatcgaTCGAATGACATCATACACGTATGCGTTATGCCATGAAACTTACAACGTTATCACAGAATCAtattgtggccctgaaaagggccttttgtaACGGTCACTCGGGCGGGAATATAACAGAGGCCACATTCACCAAACGCCGGGTGTTACCGCTAGAGATGTAGCCTGATGAGAAGTGAGTACACTTAAGCCTTCTTCTCGGTCTTCTTGGGCAGGAGCACGGCCTGAATGTTAGGCAGCACACCACCCTGGGCGATGGTCACACCGGAGAGGAGCTTGTTCAACTCCTCGTCGTTGCGGATCGCCAGCTGGAGATGCCTAGGGATGATCCTGGTCTTCTTGTTGTCGCGAGCGGCGTTGCCTGCCAACTCGAGAACCTCAGCGGCCAGGTACTCCATGACGGCGGCTAGGTACACCGGGGCACCGGCACCGACGCGCTCGGCGTAGTTGCCCTTGCGTAGAAGCCTGTGGATACGACCGACGGGGAACTGAAGTCCGGCACGGTTAGAACGGGACTTTGCCTTTCCCTTAACCTTGCCACCTTTACCGCGTCCAGACATGTTTAAAGAgagatttaagtttagtttacacACACGAAACGAGAGCACGATTGCTTGCTTGCGAGTGTATACGCTCTTTTTTAGTAGTTGCCTTTATTTTATACGTTCACGGTGTACGCTGATAGTGGGGATACAACGAGCCGACATAACACGAGCCCGATCGACCAATCAACGAGTCGCGTGCAAGAGCGCAAATTAGAAAGagatagatataaaataaaaacatttcaatttatacatcaaagtatacctaataaaaatgacacaattaacaaaaaatattccgtaaattatatacttatatttatgtagttgttgttgttgtaaatctaagacttcaaataatacagttatatttatcatcattcaccatcgataagaaaatattctgtgtaagtattcatgaaaacctaacctaatcagtCTTATCAGTGAGATCATCAATAATCTTGAGACTTTTGCCATAAGACTCGATTTGAGATTGACTTTTTATATTGATTGCGATCGATCGActcgtgtatgtatgtgtgtgtgtgcttatTGCAATGAAACAGAGGCGATATGAACCTTTGAATAAATTTGTTAGCCctgaaaagggctttttgatgTGCGTTTAACGCGCACAGGCGTATGACGAGAGGCGTGTGAACAGGCGACACGTCGTCGTATATACGATATATAGCGACGACAATCGACATATCCTCCACCATCACGGCCGATGTAAGTACGACGACGACAATGTGACGCAGTCTTCTTACTTCTTCGAGGCAGCCTTCTTGGCGGCGGGCTTCGCTTTGGGAGCGGCCGCGGCCTTCTTGGGCTTGGGAGCTTTAGGCTTCTTGGTCGGCGGCTTCGCGGTCTTCTTGGCCTTAGGCGCGGCGGCGCTCTTGCCCTTGGCGGGGGTGGAAGGTTTCTTCGCGGCGGGCTTCTTCTTGGCGGCGGCAGCCTTCTTGTCCTTCGTGGCGGCCTTAGGCTTGGCCGGGGACGCAGCGGCCTTCTTCGCCTTAGCGGGCTTAGCTGCGGCGGGCTTCTTAGCGGCGGCTGAAGATTTAGCGGCGCTAGATTTCTTGGCCGCGGCGGGCTTCTTGCCGGCCGATGATGACTTCGACTCCAGTTTGAAGGAGCCGGACGCGCCCTTGCCTTTGGTCTGAATGAGTGCGCCGGATTCGACTGCGCTCTTAAGATATTTTCTGATGAAAGGGGCCAGCTTCTCGGCGTCGACCTTGTACTGGGCGGCGATGTACTTCTTGATAGCCTGCAGGGACGAACCGCTTCTCTCCTTCAACTCCTTGATGGCGCTGTTAACCATCTCGGACGTCTTAGGGTGGGTGGGTTTCGCCTTAGGCTTCTTAGCGCCAGCGGAGGCGGACGCCTTAGGCTTCTTCGCGGGCGTCGCCGGGGCGGGAGCGTCGGCAGCAACTGCGGTGtcggccatatttatttatttatttattaatcgtcaagtaagtaagtaaagtaaattagtaAATCGCACAAACTGCGCAAAGAGAATACAGCGGACGCGTGTAAGCGGAGCGCTGCGCTGGCGAGTACTAAACACGGCTTATTGGGGGCGccactttttatatatactccGGCTTAACCGTAACGCAGACCCTCATGTCGCGGGACGTTTTCTCGTAATAACACTTCCAAGTTTTCACTTACTCGTTTatgattaaactaaatttatagtgaattatattataatgattataataaaattgcacataTACATTCTTTATGAATTGATATACGTATTTTAATAGAAGTTTTAGGATTTGGAACGCCGATAAACGAATGAGAGAACTTTACTTTTGGTATTATAGGTTGCGGACACCTCGGGTCAgtttaaaaagtgatttttcttaattaaaatcacaTCTAACACTATTATGTGTCCTCCAGTTAAATGCGAAGATACCATAGATAGAtgtgacacaataacaacattagaaaattatatttataatgttattttgacttGTTGTCTTCACTGTCGTAAAACAGCCGTACCGCGACTTGGATTGCATTGCCTACGTTCAGTGGTTTGCTCTCTGCCGGTACCGACGTAAAACgggataggtactttatattaaatttaaataattatgttatgttatattatacattaagatatcgtattaatgaatattattataattcgtaTAGTTAAACTCTCTTCTTCTACGAGGATCATACAGCGCGACACGTGCGTGCGGGCATCGTAGTAGGTAAGAGTCTCGTGTAGGTCGtcgtttagatttatttagtttttggtccggcgtatttatttataataatttaacgtatgatattatctgaatgttgatattgg
It encodes:
- the LOC134752068 gene encoding histone H2A, translating into MSGRGKGGKVKGKAKSRSNRAGLQFPVGRIHRLLRKGNYAERVGAGAPVYLAAVMEYLAAEVLELAGNAARDNKKTRIIPRHLQLAIRNDEELNKLLSGVTIAQGGVLPNIQAVLLPKKTEKKA
- the LOC134752066 gene encoding late histone H1-like — translated: MADTAVAADAPAPATPAKKPKASASAGAKKPKAKPTHPKTSEMVNSAIKELKERSGSSLQAIKKYIAAQYKVDAEKLAPFIRKYLKSAVESGALIQTKGKGASGSFKLESKSSSAGKKPAAAKKSSAAKSSAAAKKPAAAKPAKAKKAAASPAKPKAATKDKKAAAAKKKPAAKKPSTPAKGKSAAAPKAKKTAKPPTKKPKAPKPKKAAAAPKAKPAAKKAASKK